In Acidobacteriota bacterium, one DNA window encodes the following:
- a CDS encoding DUF374 domain-containing protein: MSAAEPIAASAKATHAAEPPAWGWKRRFLLGLARTLVPPLVRILGRTWRWEVPEGVPPGSFSEPPRPAVYVFWHRCLLPIAWFARDHGFGVLVSQHFDGELISQVAERLGYRLFRGSSTRGGHDALQEMQVALAGGQPIALTVDGPRGPCFQAKGGAIQLARATGAPIYALHISPRGAWTMRSWDRLQLPKPFSRVHGIWTGPLMVPGDCSPEQAEALRLQMESMLNRLRIQHDFMEGEKEQ; the protein is encoded by the coding sequence ATGAGCGCGGCAGAGCCAATTGCGGCAAGTGCGAAGGCGACGCACGCTGCCGAACCGCCCGCCTGGGGGTGGAAACGGCGGTTCTTACTAGGGTTGGCGCGAACGCTCGTGCCGCCGCTGGTGCGAATCCTGGGCCGCACGTGGAGATGGGAGGTGCCGGAAGGCGTGCCGCCCGGCTCGTTCAGCGAACCGCCCCGACCGGCGGTATACGTTTTCTGGCACCGGTGCCTTTTGCCGATTGCATGGTTTGCGCGCGATCACGGTTTCGGCGTTCTGGTGAGCCAGCATTTCGACGGAGAACTGATCTCGCAAGTTGCGGAACGGCTGGGGTATCGACTTTTTCGCGGATCGAGTACACGCGGCGGACACGACGCGCTGCAGGAAATGCAGGTGGCGCTGGCCGGGGGGCAGCCGATTGCGCTCACGGTGGACGGACCGCGCGGGCCGTGTTTTCAAGCGAAGGGCGGGGCCATCCAACTGGCCAGGGCGACGGGCGCACCGATCTACGCCTTGCACATTTCGCCACGCGGCGCGTGGACGATGCGAAGCTGGGACCGGCTACAGCTTCCCAAGCCGTTTTCGCGCGTACACGGCATATGGACTGGTCCGCTGATGGTTCCGGGCGATTGCAGTCCGGAACAGGCGGAAGCCTTGCGGTTGCAAATGGAGAGCATGCTCAACCGGCTGCGCATCCAACACGATTTCATGGAAGGAGAGAAAGAGCAATGA
- a CDS encoding aminodeoxychorismate/anthranilate synthase component II translates to MIFLLDNYDSFTYNLAQYLGELGEQVEVRRNDQISLDEIESLRPAALVISPGPCTPAEAGISIPLVRHFAGRLPILGVCLGHQAIGAAFGGRIVRAPVLMHGKVSDIEHDGRTIFSGLPQPLPATRYHSLVIEAASLPECLEVSARDPSGVIMGVRHKHWPVEGVQFHPESILTTSGKQLLQNFLSACVRR, encoded by the coding sequence ATGATTTTTTTGCTCGATAACTACGATTCGTTTACCTACAACCTGGCGCAATATCTGGGCGAGCTGGGCGAGCAGGTTGAGGTCCGCCGCAACGACCAGATTTCTCTGGACGAAATCGAATCCCTCCGCCCAGCCGCGCTCGTCATCTCGCCCGGTCCCTGCACCCCGGCGGAAGCGGGCATCAGCATTCCACTGGTGCGCCACTTTGCCGGCCGCCTGCCCATTCTGGGCGTCTGCCTCGGCCATCAGGCCATCGGAGCCGCTTTTGGCGGCCGCATCGTCCGCGCCCCGGTTCTGATGCACGGTAAAGTGAGTGACATCGAGCACGACGGCCGCACCATCTTTTCCGGCCTCCCGCAACCGTTGCCGGCAACCCGGTATCATTCCTTGGTCATCGAGGCCGCTTCACTTCCTGAATGCCTGGAAGTCAGCGCACGGGATCCCAGCGGCGTCATCATGGGCGTCCGCCATAAGCACTGGCCGGTTGAAGGCGTGCAGTTTCACCCCGAAAGCATTCTCACCACCAGTGGCAAGCAACTCCTGCAGAACTTCCTGAGCGCCTGTGTACGCCGGTAG
- a CDS encoding response regulator: MGAKSILLVDPSRLRMPFFSEILQGSGTVLEFADADKALSAVKRGLTVDVAVMYYRIALTPLIQSLRRLQPRAGIVAYGAPRMDTPLGVDAYLLEPILSAELEGTVELYLKRRRNEGIATWAEASSLAAAERRAANLARHKPSLAR; this comes from the coding sequence ATGGGAGCCAAGTCTATTTTGCTTGTGGACCCGTCCCGTCTGCGGATGCCATTTTTCAGTGAGATTCTGCAGGGATCGGGAACAGTGCTGGAGTTTGCCGATGCGGACAAAGCATTGAGCGCGGTGAAGCGCGGACTGACCGTCGATGTAGCGGTGATGTATTACCGGATCGCGCTGACACCACTGATTCAATCGCTGCGGCGATTGCAGCCGCGGGCGGGCATTGTGGCGTACGGCGCACCCCGTATGGATACGCCGCTGGGGGTGGATGCGTACCTGCTGGAGCCGATATTGAGCGCCGAGCTGGAAGGTACAGTTGAGCTTTACCTCAAGCGGCGGCGCAATGAAGGCATCGCCACGTGGGCTGAGGCGTCGTCACTAGCGGCAGCGGAACGGCGCGCTGCCAACCTGGCGCGACACAAGCCCAGCTTAGCCCGCTGA
- the trpE gene encoding anthranilate synthase component I has product MPIRIVPSLALADVQRLAAEFNLVPLTCTFLADLDTPVAAYLNAIRGASSPYSYLLESVEGGERIGRYSFLGVAPDQLLRQRKGVVEVRRSRRKQRGEKATWGPWTAAGQPLLALARAEARQRRIAPQPGLPPFLAGAVGFLGYDMVRSFERLPEQARNDLRTDDALLMFFSRQVIFDHVRRQITLVACVRTDAAAGAEFASLETEYQAACDDLTAMAERLQRRPRLPKSAPEPGRMPVFPNWERPGFEAAVTRARQYIAAGDIFQVVLSQRFDVSTSVAPFQVYRALRAINPSPYMFFLQLGTLTLVGASPELLVQVNQRDLFYRPIAGTRARGANEAADADLTRELLEDEKERAEHVMLVDLGRNDIGRVAAVGSVRVPALMTVEKYSHVQHLVSDVCGELAPGRDMFDALAACFPAGTLSGAPKVRAMEIIEELEPTRRGPYGGTVLNFDYEGNLSSCILIRAILFRRGMASVQAGAGIVADSIPEREYLECVNKAGAMMRALERARSGA; this is encoded by the coding sequence ATGCCCATCCGGATTGTGCCCTCCCTTGCGCTGGCCGATGTGCAGCGTTTGGCGGCGGAGTTTAACCTTGTCCCGCTCACCTGCACCTTTCTGGCCGATCTGGATACGCCCGTGGCGGCCTATCTGAATGCCATCCGCGGTGCGTCCTCGCCCTACTCGTATCTGCTCGAAAGCGTCGAGGGCGGCGAGCGCATCGGCCGCTACTCTTTTCTCGGTGTCGCGCCCGACCAATTGCTGCGCCAACGCAAGGGCGTTGTGGAAGTTCGCCGCAGCCGGCGCAAGCAGCGCGGCGAGAAGGCGACTTGGGGCCCCTGGACGGCTGCCGGTCAGCCTTTGCTCGCGCTGGCGCGGGCCGAAGCGCGCCAGCGCCGCATCGCTCCCCAGCCCGGCCTGCCTCCGTTTTTGGCCGGTGCGGTCGGCTTTCTCGGCTACGACATGGTCCGCTCCTTCGAGCGGCTTCCCGAACAGGCACGCAATGATTTGCGCACCGACGATGCGTTGCTCATGTTTTTTTCGCGTCAAGTCATTTTCGATCACGTGCGCCGGCAGATTACGCTGGTCGCCTGCGTCCGCACCGACGCGGCCGCTGGCGCCGAGTTCGCCTCGCTCGAAACCGAGTATCAGGCTGCCTGCGACGATTTGACGGCGATGGCCGAGCGCCTGCAGCGGCGCCCGAGACTGCCCAAATCGGCGCCGGAGCCCGGTCGCATGCCCGTGTTTCCCAACTGGGAGCGGCCGGGATTTGAAGCCGCCGTCACCCGGGCCAGGCAATACATAGCAGCCGGCGATATTTTTCAGGTGGTGTTGTCGCAGCGTTTCGACGTATCCACCTCCGTTGCGCCCTTTCAGGTCTATCGTGCGTTGCGCGCGATCAATCCCTCCCCCTACATGTTCTTCCTGCAGCTCGGCACGCTGACGCTGGTCGGCGCCTCACCCGAACTGCTGGTGCAAGTGAACCAGCGCGACCTCTTCTATCGTCCCATCGCAGGCACCCGCGCACGCGGCGCCAACGAAGCCGCCGACGCCGATCTGACACGGGAACTGCTCGAAGATGAAAAAGAGCGCGCCGAACACGTCATGCTCGTCGATTTGGGCCGGAACGACATTGGCCGTGTCGCCGCCGTCGGCTCGGTTCGTGTCCCGGCTTTGATGACGGTCGAAAAGTATTCGCACGTGCAGCACCTGGTTTCCGATGTCTGCGGCGAGCTGGCGCCCGGCCGCGACATGTTTGACGCCCTGGCCGCCTGCTTTCCCGCTGGTACGCTCTCGGGTGCACCCAAAGTCCGCGCCATGGAAATCATCGAGGAACTCGAACCCACCCGCCGCGGGCCTTATGGCGGTACTGTATTGAATTTTGACTACGAGGGTAATCTCAGCTCCTGCATCCTCATCCGAGCTATCTTATTCCGTCGTGGAATGGCTTCGGTGCAGGCTGGTGCGGGCATCGTCGCCGATTCCATTCCAGAGCGAGAATACTTGGAGTGCGTCAACAAAGCCGGTGCCATGATGCGCGCGCTCGAACGCGCTCGGTCCGGCGCCTAA